A window of Cryptomeria japonica chromosome 3, Sugi_1.0, whole genome shotgun sequence contains these coding sequences:
- the LOC131033622 gene encoding ubinuclein-1-like: MDDDPNLLPGAKLMSELPRQRYKVELKPDDINIVSWKKLTKEKAQQTSQSEQKPQPDNIEQKPRNYFSAVLERMENIYRGVDSSDEEGENVGEGGAMDYYDCDDSFIDDSELNEYYKLEKTKSKYSGFYIERRSPEEDKEPGSLPVGESSKKKRKRISMEEIPKKRPKKRVRRMISSPAKEAMNKVMGHDMDELDDTKIKTSMEEIPKKRPKKRVSRMQISSPANEAMDKVVGYDRDELDDSKINKELGSTSTGVLGSDRCKEVGNVRKREKNSMVEIPKKRPKTRASQMQIPSPTNEAMDKAVDRDMDELEDTKINKELGSTSTGVLGSDGCKEVGNVSASNVKDDEPEFSNMLEKAFVDLESAVVESSAQQADMSQVAGSSEGGGSKRRYLPPGVKQRLNEVASLAIAKYGEVPGHISDRLHSILGHIMQRRNLTRWFRRMVKKHDDALQKGTEAYGSSDQDTDALQKTDGVKERNEDEDEDETDEL, from the exons ATGGATGACGACCCTAACTTATTACCTGGGGCGAAGCTCATGAGCGAATTGCCAAGACAGAGATACAAAGTCGAGTTAAAACCAGATGACATCAATATTGTCTCATGGAAAAAGTTAACAAAGGAAAAAGCTCAACAAACTAGCCAAAGTGAGCAAAAACCACAGCCTGACAATATTGAGCAAAAACCACGTAATTATTTCAGTGCAGTTCTTGAAAGAATGGAGAACATTTACCGGGGAGTTGATAGCAGTGATGAGGAGGGAGAAAATGTTGGTGAAGGTGGTGCTATGGATTATTATGATTGTGACGACTCTTTTATAGACGATTCTGAGTTAAATGAGTACtacaaactggagaaaacaaaatcTAAGTACAGTGGGTTTTATATAGAAAGGAGGTCCCCAGAGGAAGATAAAGAGCCCGGTTCCCTTCCTGTGGGCGAATCAtcaaaaaagaagaggaaaagaatctCCATGGAGGAAATCCCCAAAAAAAGACCAAAGAAGAGGGTGCGTCGAATGATATCTTCTCCTGCAAAAGAAGCCATGAATAAGGTTATGGGTCATGATATGGATGAGCTTGATGATACTAAGATAAAAACTTCCATGGAGGAAATCCCAAAAAAAAGACCAAAGAAGAGGGTGAGTCGCATGCAAATATCTTCTCCTGCAAATGAAGCCATGGATAAGGTTGTGGGTTATGATAGGGATGAGCTTGATGATAGTAAGATAAACAAAGAGTTAGGTTCCACTTCCACTGGTGTTTTAGGATCGGATAGGTGCAAAGAAGTGGGCAATGTTAGGAAGAGGGAAAAAAATTCCATGGTGGAAATCCCAAAAAAAAGACCAAAGACGAGGGCGAGTCAAATGCAAATACCTTCTCCTACAAATGAAGCCATGGATAAAGCTGTGGATCGTGATATGGATGAGCTTGAGGATACTAAGATAAATAAAGAGTTGGGTTCTACTTCCACTGGTGTCTTAGGATCAGATGGGTGCAAAGAAGTGGGCAATGTTAGTGCATCTAATGTCAAAGACGATGAGCCTGAGTTTTCAAATATGTTGGAGAAGGCATTCGTTGATTTAGAAAGTGCTGTTGTAGAGTCAAGTGCACAACAGGCTGATATGAGTCAGGTAGCTGGTTCATCTGAAGGAGGGGGTAGTAAGAGAAGGTATTTGCCTCCTGGTGTGAAGCAAAGGCTTAATGAAGTTGCCAGTTTAGCCATTGCAAAGTATGGGGAAGTACCAGGTCATATTTCTGATAGGCTACACAGCATTTTAGGGCACATCATGCAACGAAGAAACTTAACAAGATGGTTCAGGAGAATGGTGAAAAAACATGACGATGCTTTGCAAAAAGGTACTGAGGCTTATGGAAGTAGTGACCAAGATACTGATGCCTTGCAGAAAACTGATGGAGTCAAG GAAAggaatgaggatgaggatgaggatgagacaGACGAACTTTAA
- the LOC131033717 gene encoding uncharacterized protein LOC131033717, translating to MKNTQLQHFRMKMVCALVFMLMVMVSTVYCRIVELVPSEYRGKGHHYKPLKIEIARFATSGSPASMGNPETSSKGPRSLATISQESSMSLENCVSYLELLAEEGYDTDNENFVPKPCCRFFENLGNEESEAYMCENVKKIFGKFGNYYAYVEAGLGIVAKCKNKSPAAFSCKGQH from the exons ATGAAGAACACACAGCTTCAACATTTCAGGATGAAGATGGTCTGTGCTTTAGTCTTCATGCTCATGGTTATGGTATCCACAGTATATTGCAGGATTGTTGAATTGGTACCTTCAGAATATCGGGGTAAGGGACACCATTACAAGCCTCTCAAGATAGAGATTGCTAGGTTTGCAACCTCGGGTTCTCCTGCCTCCATGGGAAACCCAGAGACTTCCTCCAAAGGGCCAAGGTCCCTAGCTACAATATCCCAAGAAAGCTCTATGTCGCTGGAAAATTGTGTAAGCTATCTGGAACTGCTTGCAGAAGAAGGATATGACACAGACAATGAAAACTTTGTTCCAAAACCTTGTTGCAGATTTTTCGAAAACCTTGGGAATGAGGAGTCTGAGGCTTATATGTGTGAAAATGTGAAAAAGATATTTGGAAAGTTTGGCAATTACTATGCATATGTTGAGGCAGGGCTTGGGATTGTTGCCAAATGCAAGAATAAATCTCCTGCTGCTTTTAGTTGTAAG GGACAGCATTAA